The Leifsonia williamsii genome includes a region encoding these proteins:
- a CDS encoding ABC transporter permease, with protein MASFILRRLLVSVLIIIAASFLMYMLVAYSADPLQDLRSSNSPNKTQLIAARVQLLQLDVAPPLRWLLWLGGVAKCLIPFANQCDLGSTISNAKVVDILPQALGSTVQLVTLALVLAILLGVTIGIVTALRQYSGLDNVVTFLSFFLYSLPAFLMAVLLKEFVAIGFNNFLAHPTIPWWVAVIIGVVAGLIWQSLIGGDRRRRLTTFAVATVATAGVLLLMSATNWFLVPGLGPVVMIILVAATVIGTTALIAGLQNRRALIAGGIAGAVAIICYFALQPLFDVSTIGTIVILAIVAILVSLAIGWFVGGYDRGQNMRIAVIVTIVSGFLIIVDRLMQAWPTYFDDTNGRPIATVGSATPGLEGDMWVTGLDTFTHLVLPTIALLLISFASYTRYSRAGMLEVLNQDFIRTARAKGLPERTVIVRHAFRNMLIPLTTLVAFDVGALLGGAIITERVFAIPGMGFLFASGLDRGDLNPVMGYFLVIAVMAILFNFLADLSYAALDPRVRVR; from the coding sequence ATGGCGAGTTTCATCCTGAGACGCCTTCTCGTCTCGGTACTCATCATCATCGCCGCCTCGTTCCTGATGTACATGCTGGTCGCGTACAGCGCCGACCCGCTCCAGGACCTGCGGTCGAGCAATTCCCCCAACAAGACCCAGCTGATCGCCGCGCGCGTGCAGCTGCTCCAGCTCGACGTCGCCCCGCCGCTGCGCTGGCTGCTCTGGCTCGGCGGAGTGGCCAAGTGCCTGATCCCGTTCGCCAACCAGTGCGACCTCGGGTCGACGATCTCGAACGCGAAGGTCGTCGACATCCTGCCGCAGGCGCTCGGCTCGACGGTCCAGCTGGTCACGCTGGCCCTGGTGCTGGCGATCCTCCTCGGCGTCACGATCGGCATCGTGACCGCGCTCCGGCAGTACAGCGGGCTCGACAACGTCGTCACCTTCCTCAGCTTCTTCCTGTACTCGCTGCCCGCGTTCCTCATGGCCGTGCTCCTCAAGGAGTTCGTCGCGATCGGGTTCAACAACTTCCTGGCGCACCCGACCATCCCGTGGTGGGTGGCCGTCATCATCGGAGTGGTGGCCGGCCTGATCTGGCAGTCGCTGATCGGCGGCGACCGCCGTCGTCGCCTCACCACCTTCGCGGTGGCCACGGTGGCGACCGCGGGCGTGCTGCTGCTGATGTCGGCGACGAACTGGTTCCTGGTCCCCGGGCTCGGACCGGTCGTGATGATCATCCTCGTCGCGGCGACCGTCATCGGCACCACCGCCCTCATCGCGGGCCTGCAGAACCGCCGCGCCCTGATCGCCGGCGGGATCGCGGGCGCCGTCGCGATCATCTGCTACTTCGCGCTGCAGCCGCTCTTCGACGTCTCGACGATCGGCACCATCGTGATCCTGGCGATCGTGGCCATCCTCGTGAGCCTCGCGATCGGCTGGTTCGTCGGCGGCTACGACCGCGGCCAGAACATGCGCATCGCGGTCATCGTGACGATCGTCTCCGGCTTCCTCATCATCGTGGACCGCCTCATGCAGGCGTGGCCGACCTACTTCGACGACACCAACGGACGTCCGATCGCGACCGTCGGCTCGGCGACCCCCGGGCTCGAGGGCGACATGTGGGTCACCGGCCTCGACACCTTCACCCACCTGGTGCTGCCGACGATCGCGCTGCTCCTGATCTCCTTCGCCTCCTACACGCGCTACTCGCGCGCCGGGATGCTCGAGGTGCTCAATCAGGACTTCATCCGCACCGCGCGGGCGAAGGGCCTGCCCGAGCGCACGGTGATCGTGCGCCACGCCTTCCGCAACATGCTCATCCCGCTCACCACCCTCGTGGCGTTCGATGTGGGTGCGCTGCTCGGTGGCGCGATCATCACCGAGCGCGTGTTCGCCATCCCCGGTATGGGCTTCCTGTTCGCCAGCGGCCTCGACCGCGGTGACCTCAATCCGGTCATGGGCTACTTCCTGGTGATCGCGGTCATGGCGATCCTGTTCAACTTCCTCGCGGACCTCTCGTACGCCGCGCTCGACCCGAGAGTGAGGGTCCGCTGA